A genomic segment from Myxococcales bacterium encodes:
- a CDS encoding SUMF1/EgtB/PvdO family nonheme iron enzyme, with translation MASCAQTAALPSPVIEPSSSVGEAELDPLVPSPPLPCPDEMVLVSGSSCPKVRQVCLRWVDPPGPYREFRCAEYQKPSECLSPREAMRFCIDRDEYTSPGERLPLVGQSWTSATRICEAAGKRLCQESEWQFACEGEQMAPYPYGDGFVRDREACNIDQTRLGRPQEGLRDLRVPAGSQPRCASPFGVRDMSGNVEEWTTLDKGRAPERSAMKGAWWLPGKNTCRAVTLGHGEVYRGPQVGVRCCRDVR, from the coding sequence TTGGCTTCCTGCGCTCAAACGGCGGCCCTGCCGAGTCCCGTCATCGAGCCGTCGTCGTCGGTCGGGGAGGCTGAGCTCGACCCGCTCGTGCCGTCGCCGCCGCTGCCGTGTCCCGACGAAATGGTGCTCGTGTCCGGCTCCTCTTGTCCGAAGGTGCGCCAAGTCTGCTTGCGATGGGTCGACCCGCCGGGGCCGTATCGCGAGTTTCGCTGCGCCGAGTACCAAAAGCCGAGCGAGTGCTTGTCGCCGCGCGAGGCGATGCGCTTCTGCATCGACCGCGACGAGTACACGTCACCCGGCGAGAGGCTCCCCCTCGTGGGCCAGTCGTGGACGAGCGCGACGCGCATCTGCGAGGCCGCGGGCAAGCGCCTGTGCCAAGAGAGCGAGTGGCAGTTCGCGTGCGAAGGCGAGCAGATGGCCCCTTACCCGTACGGTGACGGCTTCGTGCGCGATCGGGAGGCGTGCAACATCGATCAGACGCGCCTCGGTCGCCCGCAGGAGGGCCTGCGCGATCTGCGCGTGCCGGCCGGCTCCCAGCCGCGCTGCGCGAGCCCGTTCGGCGTGCGCGACATGAGCGGCAACGTCGAAGAGTGGACGACGCTCGACAAGGGGCGCGCGCCGGAGCGCTCGGCGATGAAGGGGGCTTGGTGGTTGCCGGGCAAGAACACGTGCCGCGCGGTGACGCTCGGTCACGGCGAGGTCTACCGCGGCCCCCAGGTCGGCGTTCGCTGCTGCCGTGACGTTCGGTAG
- a CDS encoding DNA alkylation repair protein translates to MADALKDFFSPAMARRLAASVAAVHPPFDAKRFVADATKGLTELELKARALHMAVALRAHLPLDYREALGVLLASLGPKHATDELEGAGMAPFFYMPHVTFVAEYGLDAFDASMEAQHALTQRFTAEFSVRPFIDRDPERALAFLARWARDPNPHVRRLVSEGTRPRLPWASRVRFVDEEPARFVALLETLKDDPNTMVRRSVANHLNDLTKSQPDLALEVAARWLKDATAERRKLVEHALRWSVKQGNAEALALLGFGEKPRVRVTGASFAPSRVPIGKSVRVTFNVVAKRGGAAQRLAVDLAVHFVKARGARSAKVFKVAKLDLAPKEGATLSKTISLAVHTTRKPNVGEHEVVALVNGAAFPLGAFVVVRR, encoded by the coding sequence GTGGCCGACGCGCTGAAGGACTTCTTCTCGCCGGCCATGGCGAGACGCCTCGCGGCTTCGGTGGCGGCGGTCCACCCGCCGTTCGACGCGAAGCGCTTCGTGGCGGACGCGACGAAGGGACTCACGGAGCTCGAGCTCAAGGCGCGCGCGCTTCACATGGCCGTCGCGCTGCGAGCGCACCTGCCGCTCGACTACCGCGAGGCGCTCGGTGTCCTGCTCGCCTCGCTCGGTCCGAAACACGCGACCGACGAGCTCGAGGGCGCGGGCATGGCGCCGTTCTTCTACATGCCTCACGTGACCTTCGTCGCCGAATACGGCCTCGATGCCTTTGACGCCTCGATGGAGGCGCAACACGCGCTCACGCAGCGCTTCACCGCCGAGTTCAGCGTCCGCCCCTTCATCGATCGTGACCCCGAGCGAGCCCTCGCCTTTCTCGCGCGCTGGGCTCGCGACCCGAACCCCCACGTCCGGCGCCTCGTCTCCGAAGGGACGCGGCCCCGCTTGCCGTGGGCCTCACGGGTGCGGTTCGTCGACGAAGAACCGGCGCGCTTCGTCGCCTTGCTCGAGACTTTGAAGGACGACCCGAACACGATGGTTCGGCGTTCCGTGGCCAACCACCTGAACGACCTCACCAAGTCGCAGCCCGACCTGGCCCTCGAGGTCGCGGCCCGGTGGCTGAAGGACGCGACGGCGGAGCGGCGCAAGCTCGTCGAGCACGCGCTGCGCTGGTCAGTCAAACAGGGTAACGCGGAGGCGCTCGCGCTCCTCGGCTTCGGCGAGAAGCCTCGCGTTCGCGTCACGGGCGCCTCCTTCGCGCCGAGTCGAGTGCCCATCGGCAAGAGCGTTCGCGTCACGTTCAACGTCGTCGCGAAGCGCGGGGGAGCGGCGCAGCGCCTCGCCGTCGATCTGGCGGTTCACTTCGTGAAGGCGCGAGGTGCGAGGTCCGCCAAGGTCTTCAAGGTGGCGAAGCTCGACCTGGCCCCGAAGGAAGGCGCGACGCTGTCGAAGACGATCTCCTTGGCGGTTCACACGACGCGGAAGCCCAACGTAGGCGAACACGAGGTCGTCGCTCTCGTGAACGGCGCGGCCTTCCCCCTGGGTGCGTTCGTCGTGGTGCGCCGCTGA
- a CDS encoding TerB family tellurite resistance protein codes for MKLSKDVFLALTAVAWADGVVSAKEADVLERAAKAAGLTGADLDAVQKAIRSHEVARKTAKATLSAEEGEFVYAVACLLSASDGDVAEEEREAIATLADRLRIPFDVRAKAAAASVAVGKALGVGPDALDALARELSRT; via the coding sequence ATGAAGCTATCCAAAGACGTGTTCCTGGCTCTCACCGCCGTGGCGTGGGCCGATGGCGTGGTGAGCGCCAAGGAGGCCGACGTCCTCGAACGAGCCGCCAAAGCCGCGGGCTTGACCGGTGCTGATCTCGACGCGGTCCAGAAGGCCATCCGGTCTCATGAGGTCGCGCGAAAGACCGCCAAGGCGACGCTCTCCGCGGAAGAAGGAGAGTTCGTGTACGCCGTCGCGTGCCTCCTCAGCGCCTCCGACGGCGACGTCGCCGAAGAGGAGCGCGAGGCCATCGCGACGCTCGCCGACCGACTGCGCATTCCGTTCGACGTTCGCGCCAAGGCCGCCGCCGCGAGCGTCGCCGTCGGAAAGGCGCTCGGCGTCGGGCCCGACGCGCTTGACGCGTTGGCCCGCGAGCTCTCGCGGACCTGA
- a CDS encoding SUMF1/EgtB/PvdO family nonheme iron enzyme, with translation MRATFCVSPRLRLIALVTLSGAAIATAAATAEAASPPGTPYASRLHVVDALEALAGVTLGVSRSTAPGAPGTLEAAIAHFAPAFANPVREGAAPPVKVGARCPAEMALVAGRVCVDRYEASLLEVTPDRRLVPHSPYHAPAAGKVYFAHSAPYVVPQAYINGAQAASACQAAQKRLCEPVEWRAACGGKQGTAYPYGPKHVAGACNDRGVSAVTLIHGATKNAWGFAELNDPRINAHPGTVAGAGTFYSCVNDYGIWDMVGNLHEWTADPNGTFQGGYYLDTKEHGEGCAYRTIAHEFEYKDYSIGFRCCADPT, from the coding sequence TTGCGAGCGACCTTCTGCGTATCCCCCCGCCTGCGCCTCATCGCCCTGGTCACGCTCTCCGGCGCGGCCATCGCGACTGCGGCCGCCACCGCGGAAGCGGCCTCGCCGCCGGGCACCCCTTACGCGTCACGCCTCCATGTCGTGGACGCCCTCGAGGCCCTCGCGGGGGTGACCCTGGGCGTCTCCCGATCCACGGCGCCCGGCGCGCCGGGCACGCTCGAAGCCGCCATCGCCCATTTCGCTCCTGCCTTCGCCAATCCGGTTCGTGAAGGAGCGGCACCGCCGGTCAAGGTCGGCGCCCGTTGCCCCGCCGAGATGGCCCTCGTCGCGGGCCGCGTCTGCGTGGACCGCTACGAGGCCTCGCTCCTCGAGGTCACGCCCGACCGTCGCCTCGTGCCGCACTCGCCGTACCACGCGCCCGCCGCCGGTAAGGTGTATTTTGCACATAGCGCGCCTTACGTGGTGCCGCAGGCGTACATCAACGGGGCGCAGGCGGCGTCGGCTTGTCAGGCGGCGCAGAAGCGCCTCTGCGAGCCCGTCGAGTGGCGCGCAGCGTGCGGCGGCAAGCAGGGCACCGCGTACCCGTACGGCCCCAAACATGTGGCCGGCGCGTGCAACGATCGCGGCGTCTCGGCGGTGACCTTGATTCACGGCGCCACCAAGAACGCCTGGGGCTTCGCCGAGCTCAACGACCCGCGCATCAACGCGCATCCCGGCACCGTCGCCGGCGCCGGCACGTTCTATTCGTGCGTGAACGACTACGGCATCTGGGACATGGTCGGTAACCTCCACGAGTGGACCGCCGATCCCAACGGCACGTTCCAGGGCGGCTATTACCTCGACACCAAGGAGCACGGCGAAGGCTGCGCTTACCGAACCATCGCTCACGAGTTCGAATACAAGGACTACTCCATCGGCTTTCGCTGCTGCGCCGATCCGACGTGA
- a CDS encoding class I SAM-dependent methyltransferase translates to MRALLGAALLVVACSRPAPPTEAPPPAPTAPVAATPTIASPPSASAASSSLPPRPSVALPPPPVRGVYLGRTLAKPMSYQGADWLERSDREVTDRPEHVLDVIALKPDDTVADVGAGSGYFTERIARRLTPRGRVIATDLQPEMLGMIRKKMAAKALTNVEPRLATETESALVADSVDVALMVDVYHELPRPDLTLHQVRTSLRRGGRLVLVEYRGEDPKVPVKPEHKMTLAQIRRELEASAFTVITVDESLPHQRIVIAKPAE, encoded by the coding sequence ATGAGAGCCCTCCTCGGCGCCGCACTCCTCGTGGTCGCGTGCTCTCGGCCCGCGCCGCCCACGGAGGCGCCTCCGCCCGCGCCAACGGCTCCCGTGGCGGCAACACCGACCATCGCGTCGCCGCCCTCGGCGAGCGCGGCCTCCTCGTCGCTGCCGCCGCGGCCTTCCGTCGCGCTGCCGCCACCTCCGGTCCGCGGCGTCTACCTGGGGCGGACGCTCGCGAAGCCCATGAGCTACCAAGGCGCCGACTGGCTCGAGCGCTCCGACCGCGAGGTGACCGATCGACCGGAGCACGTCCTCGACGTCATCGCGCTCAAGCCCGACGATACGGTGGCCGACGTCGGCGCCGGTTCTGGTTACTTCACCGAGCGCATCGCGCGGCGCCTCACGCCGCGAGGTCGCGTCATCGCCACCGATCTTCAGCCCGAGATGTTGGGCATGATTCGGAAGAAGATGGCCGCCAAGGCGCTCACCAACGTCGAGCCTCGCCTCGCCACCGAGACCGAAAGCGCCCTCGTCGCCGATTCCGTCGACGTTGCGCTGATGGTCGACGTCTACCACGAGCTCCCCAGACCGGATCTGACGCTGCATCAAGTGCGCACATCCTTGCGCCGCGGCGGCCGTCTCGTGCTCGTCGAGTACCGCGGCGAGGACCCTAAAGTCCCCGTCAAGCCGGAGCACAAGATGACGCTCGCGCAGATCAGGCGTGAGCTTGAAGCGTCCGCCTTCACCGTCATCACGGTCGACGAATCGCTGCCGCACCAGCGCATCGTCATTGCCAAACCCGCCGAGTGA